The following nucleotide sequence is from Sphingomonas swuensis.
GCGAAAGCAGTGCAGGTGTCGCAGACGCTCGACCGTGCGGTTCGGGCGCTTGATCAGACGGGCCAGGCTGACGCGGCAAGGAAGCTGGACCAGACCCGGCGTTCGACAGCAGAATGGCAGCAGAGTGTAGAGCGGCTGTTGGGTAGCGTGGGCCCTGAGCAGGTGCGCGGAGCAAGCGAGGGTATCAACAGCTTTGCTCGCAGCGCCGAAAAGCTTGAGCGCGACGTGGTCTCGAGCCGTGACGACATCGCAAATGTCAGGCGCTCGATCCGCAACGCCGGCAATCAGGCCGATCAAGTAGGACAAGCAGTCCAGCAGCAGCGCAGTTCGGTCCGCCGACTCGACGAACAAGCCGATGGGGTAGAACGGGACATCCAAGATATCCGTAAACCGGTGCAAGACCTTGGCGAGAAAGCTGACAGATTAGAACGAAGATAATCTTGCCTGTGGCGTCGTGCG
It contains:
- a CDS encoding MlaD family protein; its protein translation is METRSNRLLVAIVCGLLVVGLVFFAWYIGAGTSTYGAKYRISFNQSVSGLAVGGPVTMSGVRVGRVDKIYLSAGEVGGPTVEVALDTDLPVHAGFRADISRSLLDGSAVLVLLPSTDGPLINPPDEDIVGTIAAVQGGTATDPAAKAVQVSQTLDRAVRALDQTGQADAARKLDQTRRSTAEWQQSVERLLGSVGPEQVRGASEGINSFARSAEKLERDVVSSRDDIANVRRSIRNAGNQADQVGQAVQQQRSSVRRLDEQADGVERDIQDIRKPVQDLGEKADRLERR